From one Erinaceus europaeus chromosome 4, mEriEur2.1, whole genome shotgun sequence genomic stretch:
- the LOC132538192 gene encoding olfactory receptor 2W1-like, which yields METSNESSTTDFILLGFSNWPQLEHIISGVVFIFYLVTLVGNTTIILVSYLDTHLHTPMYFFLSNLSFLDLCYTTSIVPQMLVNLWGPKKSITYGGCVLQFFFALDLGATECLLLAAMAYDRYAAVCQPLHYTVIMHPQLCQNMVLTSWIGGLGSALLLCSLTMKLPRCGQREVDNFFCEMPALIKMACVYSKVLEIVVFTLGVVLLLVPLSLILISYGVITQAVMRIKSAGKWHKILNTCGSHLTVVTLFYGTAIYMYMKPQNNSTSLDEGKFLTLFYTIITPSLNPLIYTLRNKDVKSAIKRMLCIFLNGQKSCESGRNT from the coding sequence ATGGAAACAAGCAATGAAAGTTCAACAACAGACTTCATTCTTCTGGGGTTTTCTAATTGGCCTCAACTAGAACACATCATCTCTGGGGTTGTCTTCATCTTCTACCTTGTGACTCTAGTAGGAAACACAACCATCATTCTTGTGTCCTATCTAGACACTCACCTCCATACTCCCATGTATTTCTTCTTATCCAATTTGTCCTTTTTGGACCTCTGCTATACAACTAGCATTGTGCCCCAGATGCTGGTGAATCTTTGGGGCCCTAAAAAGTCCATTACTTATGGAGGCTGTGTGCTGCAATTCTTCTTTGCCCTTGACTTGGGAGCCACAGAATGTCTCCTCTTGGCTGcgatggcctatgaccgctatgcTGCTGTCTGCCAACCTCTTCACTACACAGTCATCATGCACCCTCAGCTCTGCCAGAACATGGTGCTAACCTCCTGGataggtggtctgggaagtgctTTACTGCTTTGTTCCCTGACTATGAAGTTGCCAAGATGTGGGCAACGGGAAGTGGACAACTTTTTCTGTGAGATGCCAGCATTGATCAAAATGGCTTGTGTCTATTCAAAAGTACTTGAGATTGTTGTCTTTACTCTTGGAGTGGTCCTTCTTCTAGTACCTCTCTCACTCATCCTCATCTCATATGGAGTCATCACTCAAGCTGTCATGAGGATCAAGTCAGCAGGAAAATGGCATAAGATCCTCAATACTTGTGGTTCCCACCTCACAGTTGTAACTCTGTTTTATGGAACAGCTATTTATATGTACATGAAACCACAGAATAATAGCACCTCCCTAGATGAGGGCAAGTTCCTTACACTCTTTTACACAATCATTACACCCAGTCTTAACCCACTGATCTATACTTTAAGAAACAAAGATGTAAAGAGTGCAATAAAAAGAAtgctatgtatttttttaaatggacagAAAAGTTGTGAGTCAGGTAGAAACACATGA